From one Saccharomyces cerevisiae S288C chromosome XVI, complete sequence genomic stretch:
- a CDS encoding uncharacterized protein (hypothetical protein), whose translation MRTFTDFVSGAPIVRSLQKSTIRKYGYNLAPHMFLLLHVDELSIFSAYQASLPGEKKVDTERLKRDLCPRKPIEIKYFSQICNDMMNKKDRLGDVLHVCCPS comes from the coding sequence ATGCGTACTTTCACTGACTTTGTTTCTGGCGCACCTATTGTAAGGAGTCTTCAGAAAAGCACCATAAGGAAATATGGGTACAATTTGGCACCCCACATGTTTTTGTTACTACACGTAGATGAGCTatcgattttttctgcatACCAAGCAAGTTTACCtggcgaaaagaaagtcgACACAGAGCGGCTGAAGCGTGATCTATGCCCACGTAAACCCATTGAGATAAAGTACTTTTCACAGATATGTAACGAtatgatgaacaaaaaggacCGATTGGGTGATGTTTTGCATGTGTGCTGCCCAAGTTGA
- a CDS encoding uncharacterized protein (hypothetical protein; similar to telomere-encoded helicases; down-regulated at low calcium levels; YPR202W is not an essential gene; transcript is predicted to be spliced but there is no evidence that it is spliced in vivo), producing MEIENEQICTCIAQILHLLNSLIITFSDDDKTETGQSFVYIDGFLVKKHNNQHTIVNFETYKNKMKVSDRRKFEKANFDEFESALNNKNDLVHCPSITLFESIPTEVRSFYEDEKSGLIKVVKFRTGAMDRKRSFEKIVISVMVGKNVQKFLTFVEDEPDFQGGPIPSKYLIPKKINLMVYTLFQVHTLKFNRKDYDTLSLFYLNRGYYNELSFPCPGTLSRNSECQAERQLYDAYFH from the exons atggaaattgaaaacgaac AGATTTGCACCTGCATAGCGCAGATTCTGCATCTTCTCAATAGCTTAATTATTACATTCTCAGATGATGATAAGACGGAAACTGGacaatcttttgtttatattgatggatttcttgtcaaaaagCATAACAATCAACATACTATTGTTAATTTCGAaacttacaaaaataaaatgaaagtttccGATAGGcgtaagtttgaaaaagcaaactttGACGAGTTTGAGTCGGCtctaaataacaaaaacgacTTGGTACATTGTCCctcaataactttatttgaatcGATCCCCACGGAAGTGCGGTCATTCTACGAAGACGAAAAGTCTGGCCTAATCAAAGTGGTAAAATTCAGAACTGGTGCAATGGATAGGAAAaggtcttttgaaaaaattgtcatTTCCGTCATGGTCGGGAAAAATGTACAAAAGTTCCTGAcatttgttgaagacgaaCCAGATTTCCAGGGCGGACCAATCCCTTCAAAGTATCTTAttcccaagaaaatcaacttGATGGTCTACACGTTGTTTCAAGTGcatactttgaaattcaatagaaagGATTACGATaccctttctcttttttacctCAACAGAGGATACTATAATGAGTTGAGTTTTCCGTGTCCTGGAACGTTGTCACGAAATAGCGAGTGCCAGGCCGAACGACAGCTCTACGATGCGTACTTTCACTGA
- a CDS encoding Y' element ATP-dependent helicase (DNA helicase encoded within the telomeric Y' element; Y' -helicase protein 1), producing MADTPSVAVQAPPGYGKTELFHLPLIALASKGDVKYVSFLFVPYTVLLANCMIRLGRCGCLNVAPVRNFIEEGCDGVTDLYVGIYDDLASTNFTDRIAAWENIVECTFRTNNVKLGYLIVDEFHNFETEVYRQSQFGGITNLDFDAFEKAIFLSGTAPEAVADAALQRIGLTGLAKKSMDINELKRSEDLSRGLSSYPTRMFNLIKEKSEVPLGHVHKIWKKVESQPEEALKLLLALFEIEPESKAIVVASTTNEVEELACSWRKYFRVVWIHGKLGAAEKVSRTKEFVTDGSMRVLIGTKLVTEGIDIKQLMMVIMLDNRLNIIELIQGVGRLRDGGLCYLLSRKNSWAARNRKGELPPIKEGCITEQVREFYGLESKKGKKGQHVGCCGSRTDLSADTVELIERMDRLAEKQATASMSIVALPSSFQESNSSDRCRKYCSSDEDSNTCIHGSANASTNATTNSSTNATTTASTNVRTSATTTASINVRTSATTTESTNSSTNATTTASTNVRTSATTTASINVRTSATTTESTNSNTSATTTESTDSNTSATTTESTNSSTNATTTASINVRTSATTTESTNSNTNATTTESTNSSTNATTTEGTNSNTSATTTASTNSSTNATTTESTNASAKEDANKDGNAEDNRFHPVTDINKESYKRKGSQMVLLERKKLKAQFPNTSENMNVLQFLGFRSDEIKHLFLYGIDVYFCPEGVFTQYGLCKGCQKMFELCVCWAGQKVSYRRMAWEALAVERMLRNDEEYKEYLEDIEPYHGDPVGYLKYFSVKRGEIYSQIQRNYAWYLAITRRRETISVLDSTRGKQGSQVFRMSGRQIKELYYKVWSNLRESKTEVLQYFLNWDEKKCREEWEAKDDTVFVEALEKVGVFQRLRSMTSAGLQGPQYVKLQFSRHHRQLRSRYELSLGMHLRDQLALGVTPSKVPHWTAFLSMLIGLFCNKTFRQKLEYLLEQISEVWLLPHWLDLANVEVLAADNTRVPLYMLMVAVHKELDSDDVPDGRFDILLCRDSSREVGE from the coding sequence ATGGCAGACACACCCTCTGTGGCAGTACAGGCCCCACCGGGCTATGGTAAGACGGAGTTATTTCATCTCCCCTTGATAGCACTGGCGTCTAAGGGCGACGTGAAATATGTGTCGTTTCTGTTTGTACCGTACACAGTGTTGCTTGCTAATTGCATGATCAGGTTGGGCCGATGCGGTTGCTTGAATGTGGCCCCTgtaagaaactttattgaagaaggttgCGATGGCGTTACTGATTTATACGTGGGGATCTACGATGATCTTGCTAGCACTAATTTCACAGACAGGATAGCTGCGTGGGAGAATATTGTTGAGTGCACCTTTAGGACCAACAACGTAAAATTGGGTTACCTCATTGTAGATGAGTTTCACAACTTTGAAACGGAGGTCTACCGGCAGTCGCAATTTGGGGGCATAACTaaccttgattttgacGCTTTTGAGAAAGCAATCTTTTTGAGCGGCACAGCACCTGAGGCTGTAGCTGATGCTGCGTTGCAGCGTATTGGGCTTACGGGACTGGCCAAGAAGTCGATGGACATCAACGAGCTCAAACGGTCGGAAGATCTCAGCAGAGGTCTATCCAGCTATCCAACACGGATGTTTAATCTAATCAAGGAGAAATCCGAGGTGCCTTTAGGGCatgttcataaaatttggaagaaagtgGAATCACAGCCCGAAGAAGCACTGAAGCTTCTTTTAGccctctttgaaattgaaccaGAGTCGAAGGCCATTGTAGTTGCAAGCACAACCAACgaagtggaagaattgGCCTGCTCTTGGAGAAAGTATTTTAGGGTGGTATGGATACACGGGAAGCTGGGTGCTGCAGAAAAGGTGTCTCGCACAAAGGAGTTTGTCACTGACGGTAGCATGCGAGTTCTCATCGGAACGAAATTAGTGACTGAAGGAATTGACATTAAGcaattgatgatggtgatcatgcttgataatagacttaatattattgagcTCATTCAAGGCGTAGGGAGACTAAGAGATGGGGGCCTCTGTTATCTATTatctagaaaaaacagTTGGGCGGCAAGGAATCGTAAGGGTGAATTACCACCGATTAAGGAAGGCTGTATAACCGAACAGGTACGCGAGTTCTATGGacttgaatcaaagaaaggaaaaaagggccAGCATGTTGGATGCTGTGGCTCCAGGACAGACCTGTCTGCTGACACAGTGGAACTGATAGAAAGAATGGACAGATTGGCTGAAAAACAGGCGACAGCTTCCATGTCGATCGTTGCGTTACCGTCTAGCTTCCAGGAGAGCAATAGCAGTGACAGGTGCAGAAAGTATTGCAGCAGTGATGAGGACAGCAACACGTGCATTCATGGTAGTGCTAATGCCAGTACCAATGCGactaccaactccagcactaatgctactaccactgccagcaccaacgtcaggactagtgctactaccactgccagcatcaacgtcaggactagtgcgactaccactgaaagtaccaactccagcactaatgctactaccactgccagcaccaacgtcaggactagtgctactaccactgccagcatcaacgtcaggactagtgcgactaccactgaaagtaccaactccaacactagtgctactaccaccgaaagtaccgactccaacactagtgctactaccactgaaagtaccaactccagcactaatgctactaccactgccagcatcaacgtcaggactagtgcgactaccactgaaagtaccaactccaacactaatgctactaccactgaaagtaccaactccagcactaatgctactaccactgaaggtaccaactccaacactagtgctactaccactgctagcaccaactccagcactaatgctactaccactgaaagtaccaacgCTAGTGCCAAGGAGGACGccaataaagatggcaaTGCTGAGGATAATAGATTCCATCCAGTCACCGACATTAACAAAGAGTCGTATAAGCGGAAAGGGAGTCAAATGGTTTTGCtagagagaaagaaactgaaagcACAATTTCCCAATACTTCCGAGAATATGAATGTCTTACAGTTTCTTGGATTTCGGTCTGACGAAATTAAAcatcttttcctctatGGTATTGACGTATACTTCTGCCCAGAGGGAGTATTCACACAATACGGATTATGCAAGGGCTGTCAAAAGATGTTCGAGCTCTGTGTCTGTTGGGCTGGCCAGAAAGTATCGTATCGGAGGATGGCTTGGGAAGCACTAGCTGTGGAGAGAATGCTGCGAAATGACgaggaatacaaagaatacTTGGAAGACATCGAGCCATATCATGGGGACCCTGTAggatatttgaaatattttagcGTAAAAAGGGGAGAGATCTACTCTCAGATACAGAGAAATTATGCTTGGTACCTGGCCATtactagaagaagagaaacaattagTGTATTGGATTCGACAAGAGGCAAGCAAGGGAGCCAAGTTTTCCGCATGTCTGGAAGGCAGATCAAAGAGTTGTATTATAAAGTATGGAGCAACTTGCGTGAATCGAAGACAGAGGTGCTGCAgtactttttgaactgggACGAAAAAAAGTGCCGGGAAGAATGGGAGGCAAAAGACGATACGGTCTTTGTGGAAGCGCTCGAGAAAGTTGGAGTTTTTCAGCGTTTGCGTTCCATGACGAGCGCTGGACTGCAGGGTCCGCAGTACGTCAAGCTGCAGTTTAGCAGGCATCATCGACAGTTGAGGAGCAGATATGAATTAAGTCTAGGAATGCACTTGCGAGATCAGCTTGCGCTGGGAGTTACCCCATCTAAAGTGCCGCATTGGACGGCATTCCTGTCGATGCTGATAGGGCTGTTCTGcaataaaacatttcgGCAGAAActggaatatcttttggaGCAGATTTCGGAGGTGTGGTTGTTACCACATTGGCTTGATTTGGCAAACGTTGAAGTTCTCGCTGCAGATAACACGAGGGTACCGCTGTACATGCTGATGGTAGCGGTTCACAAAGAGCTGGATAGCGATGATGTTCCAGACGGTAGATttgatatattattatgtagaGATTCGAGCAGAGAAGTTGGAGAgtga